From a single Triplophysa rosa unplaced genomic scaffold, Trosa_1v2 scaffold385_ERROPOS148485+, whole genome shotgun sequence genomic region:
- the LOC130550655 gene encoding uncharacterized protein LOC130550655, with translation METPPQTSRLRKNVMIGLRREMKGLGKSLKGWGVAMHRTSVKASKEKVLSKGLLLECRNKSKLGIPEALALLEKDPTPKIQWKFYGLFSAFLLYVFGHRGGVFQNMTIQEVMETKRSSTENTFLINIKTQGTNEMYGPAQIVLMEEEEYEWALRFLRLKDQLPGGLGAKFFFFVSTPNPCKNLNNYFQEAWKAMGLPGCPTFTDVRTSIASHAKFTHAPENRLKLCKFMCHDVRMADKFYVTNLTAK, from the exons ATGGAGACACCTCCTCAGACGTCTCGCCTGAGAAAGAACGTGATGATCGGCCTAAGGCGGGAGATGAAGGGCCTGGGGAAGTCCTTAAAGGGGTGGGGGGTCGCCATGCACAGGACTTCTGTAAAGGCTTCCAAAGAGAAGGTGCTGAGCAAGGGTTTGCTTTTAGAGTGCCGGAATAAATCAAAGCTGGGCATTCCCGAAGCACTTG CTCTCCTGGAGAAGGACCCCACGCCTAAAATCCAGTGGAAATTTTATGGACTTTTCTCTGCGTTCCTGTTGTATGTTTTTGGGCACAGAGGGGGTGTCTTCCAGAATATGACCATCCAGGAGGTCATGGAGACAAAGCGGTCATCGACGGAGAACACCTTTCTCATAAAT ATAAAGACCCAAGGGACGAATGAGATGTATGGCCCAGCGCAAATTGTTTTgatggaggaggaggagtacGAGTGGGCGTTACGATTCCTGCGTCTAAAGGACCAACTTCCGGGCGGCCTAGGAGCTAAATTCTTTTTCTTTGTGTCAACGCCCAACCCTTGCAAGAACTTGAacaattactttcaagaggcaTGGAAGGCAATGGGCCTGCCAGGATGTCCGACCTTCACAGACGTGAGAACGTCCATCGCCAGTCAC GCCAAGTTCACGCATGCTCCTGAGAACCGCCTgaagctttgcaaatttatgtGCCACGATGTCCGCATGGCGGACAAATTTTACGTCACCAACCTCACTGCAAAGTAG